A window of Lysobacterales bacterium genomic DNA:
TGCGCGGATTCGATCGCGCAGCGCCAATTGGCGCTCGAACAGGTCGCCCAAGCCGTCCTCGACGGTCTTGTGGGCCATCATCGCCAGATGGTGGGCGGTTTCGACGCCTTCCGCGCCTTTCGTCTCGCCGGCGATCACTTCCAGGGCTGCGCCGGCCTGATTCAGCAGCGCGAGCGCGATTTCGACGGCATCAAGCTGCGCCTGCGCTTCGCGGGGGCTCAAATCGTTCGGTTTCATGCGCGATTCCCCCCGCAGCGCGCCACGGCGGTGGCGTACGTGCTCAGCGACGCCCGGAGCGCGCGGTATTCGCTCGATTCCTCGGGATTTCGCACGTTGCGAAGCTCGCCGGAGCGCCAGAGCGTCAGCACGCGCTGCGCTTGGGCAGCGAGCATGTCGGCGGCCATCACGCGGGCCGCGACATTGCCAGGCAGCAGGGCTGCGGCCGGATTCATGCGGCCACCCGATCGACCGGGCGAGCCCGGTAGCTCACCGGGCTACCGGCGTTGCTACGCTTCTCCAGAAAGTCCACCCACGCCCGCACAGCCTCAGGCCGGGCGAAGCGGCGGCGGCCCACGAGGAATGTCTTCAGGTGCCCTTCGCGGATCGCGTCATCTACCAGGGCCAGCGACTCGCCGGCCACCTCGGCAATCTCCTGCCGGCTCAGCTTCAGCTTTTCCATGTATCTGCCTCCGTACTGGCCGCGAATCGAAGCGATGCGGCTCGGAGACAGGTTCAGGGAACGCAGCGGAAACGAACGAAGCTCATTTCCTACTTTCTTCTTCCAGCTCCGTCAGGTAGTTCCGGATAGTCTTCGGATCGCACTTCGCGAGCCAGTCAGTGACGTCCGTCGCCGGCCGAACCGCAGCGGCTGTGCGCTGGATCTTCTGCACGAAGGGTGTGCTCCATGGCCTTGCAGGCAAGCTCCGGAAGGTTGCGTCAATCCATGACATCGCCGCGCGCTTAAGGCTGTTTCTCGACTCCCCAGAGGTCACCCCAGCAGAAACGCACTTTGCGTTCTTCGGCGCGACATCCTCTGCCAGAACATACAGATCCACGAACCGAACCCGCTTGGACTGCAGCAAGCTGGCCCGCTGCGCGGGGAACCATGCAAAGTCGCGATCGGATGTAGCCAAGAACGCAATCGGGCAGGCGATTGACACATCTCGACAGGCCTCGGCGAGGCCACCATCCACACTCTCTGTGGTTGCGTCATTCCACACGCGCCAGAACTGCGGGAGAGTAAAAGCCGGGCTCCTCAGACGCTCCGCCCCATGCTCATCAATCAGAACCCACAGATCCCCCCGCTGGTGTCGGGTCACTCGCACCGGCTCATCCAACGTTCCCATCGGCGGCTCCGGAATCGCCTTGAGGCCGTCCGCGTCCAGGTAGACCGGCAGGTAGTCGGACATGCACCCCTGCCGGATAGCCTCGACGGAAACGCCAAGCATCTCTGGCGCATCCTCGATGCGAACGAATGCGGGCTTGAGGATGCTCACGGCGTCACCAGCTTGGCGACAGCATCTGCCCCGTAGCTCGGGCACAGGTGCGCATATCGTTCCGTCATTGCGATTGTTGCGTGCCCCAACAGATCGCGAATGACCGCCAGCGGCACCCCAGCCATGGCCAGACGACTGGCGAAGTCGTGGCGGCAGTCGTGGAAACGGAAGCTCTCGATCTGCGCGCGCTCCAAGAGCCCCGCCCACGCCTTCTTGGGGTCCTGCAGCGGAAACACACGGTCGGCGCTGTTCTGGCGCCGCCAGCGAGTGAGAGCGTCGACGGCCACGTCGTTCAAGGGGATCACCCGAGACTTTGCTCCCTTCGACGTTTCAGCCCGCACGGTGAGCTGTCTCAAGCGTAGATCCACATCCGCCCATCGCAAGCCGGTCAGCTCGCCACGCCGGCAGCCGGTGTTCAGGGCGGTCAGCACAAGCGGCGAGAGCACATCGGCGAACCCATCCGCCGGGATCGCCTGCAGGTCGGCGTGCTGCTGTCTACGCCCGGCCAGAGTGCGGGCGCGGGCCTCGATCATCTCGCTGTTGCGGGCGTCCAGAGCTTGCAGCAAGCGCGCGCGCTCGTCGGTGGACAGGAAGCGCACGCGCTTTTCGATCGGCGCGCGATCGGGCTCCGCATCCTTGCCCAAGACCCGCTCAGCCAGCTTCCACCGCACGGCCATCGCGAACGCTGCCTTGAGCGCGGCGAGGTCGCGATTGATCGTCGCA
This region includes:
- a CDS encoding tyrosine-type recombinase/integrase yields the protein MPTVSRFNLTLAKVERAVPENKPYWLRDSQTVGLALRVNPTGRKAWYVHYGRGLAQTLGTWPGITLDAARAQARLMLAEIEELGAPRSVVEAEQARLAALQPGALTLGAFIAKHYAPWVRVNRKSGELTAQRLESAFSDLLDKPLGEIDAAAIDAWKTARKRARRTPATINRDLAALKAAFAMAVRWKLAERVLGKDAEPDRAPIEKRVRFLSTDERARLLQALDARNSEMIEARARTLAGRRQQHADLQAIPADGFADVLSPLVLTALNTGCRRGELTGLRWADVDLRLRQLTVRAETSKGAKSRVIPLNDVAVDALTRWRRQNSADRVFPLQDPKKAWAGLLERAQIESFRFHDCRHDFASRLAMAGVPLAVIRDLLGHATIAMTERYAHLCPSYGADAVAKLVTP